Proteins from a genomic interval of Spea bombifrons isolate aSpeBom1 chromosome 4, aSpeBom1.2.pri, whole genome shotgun sequence:
- the LOC128492039 gene encoding protein mono-ADP-ribosyltransferase PARP11-like: MHCGIGVFVSVSCTMNTITIDEAEDMDILDTQWGWYYMAACGKWHMFEVTPSENCSITTQDIELSYKTNPKGTVPFRTNKFNYILDFNEMKVTNLSTGEKQPIKRDSYSINTFSYIGEIGSISVPSHWEYVTNTEPFQLLPLAKSSNEFKEVADRVGRSMDSKRIENIQRIQNIYLWECYCRKKAYLKKIKNASSIKEEMLFHGTGGEFVEAICSRNFDWRLSGMHRALFGKGTYFAQQASHASQHSQNNSRHGSTLQAHGIILQQVSSWAKKPMFLARVLVGESVCGNASYMHPPSKDGSLVNFYDSCVDNIFNPLIYVIFDSTQIYPEYLIHFT, translated from the exons ATGCATTGCGGCATA GGAGTATTTGTCAGCGTATCCTGTACAATGAACACAATCACAATCGATGAAGCGGAAGATATGGATATATTAGATACACAATGGGGATGGTACTACATGGCAGCGTGCGGCAAGTGGCATATGTTTGAG gtaACCCCATCAGAGAACTGTTCTATCACCACCCAGGACATTGAGCTGAGTTACAAAACCAACCCAAAAGGAACTGTTCCGTTTCGGACTAACAAGTTTAACTACATACTTGATTTTAACG aaatgaaGGTAACCAACTTATCCACAGGGGAAAAACAGCCAATAAAAAGAGATTCCTATTCGATCAACACTTTCAG TTATATCGGTGAGATCGGTTCAATTTCAGTTCCTTCCCACTGGGAGTATGTCACCAATACAGAACCTTTTCAG cTGCTTCCATTGGCCAAATCCTCCAATGAGTTTAAAGAAGTTGCCGATCGCGTTGGAAGATCGATGGATAGTAAGCGCATCGAAAACATCcaaagaatacaaaatatttacttgTGGGAGTGTTACTGCAG AAAAAAAGCatacctgaaaaaaataaaaaatgcgtCCAGTATTAAGGAGGAAATGCTGTTTCACGGCACGGGCGGCGAGTTTGTTGAAGCCATATGCAGTCGCAATTTTGACTGGAGATTAAGTGGGATGCACCGTGCCCTGTTTGGCAAAG ggACATATTTTGCCCAGCAAGCATCACATGCAAGTCAGCACTCCCAAAATAACTCAAGACATGGAAGCACGTTGCAAGCACATGGAATTATTCTTCAACAGGTTTCATCTTGGGCCAAAAAACCTATGTTCCTCGCACGGGTACTTGTTGGAGAAAGTGTCTGTGGGAATGCCAGCTATATGCACCCTCCTTCAAAAGATGGTAGCTTGGTCAACTTTTACGACAGCTGTGTGGACAACATATTCAATCCTCTCATTTATGTGATATTTGACAGTACTCAAATCTACCCAGAATATTTAATTCACTTTACATGA